From the genome of Ralstonia pickettii, one region includes:
- a CDS encoding response regulator transcription factor: MRIALLEDDPFQSEVIVQILSQSGHDVVTYTDGATLLRMLGRSSYDMLILDWHTPGMLGIDVLSVVRSRHKEVLPVLFVTAEEGEKSLVRALTHGADDYIAKPFRIAELRARVDALLRRAYPIPYGRLPFAVGPYHFNTQRQQITLHGEPVTLTGIEFQLALLLFSNVGRTLSRDHIFGQVWGRNSSEYTRTIDSHVSRIRMKLNIEPVNEVRLVAVYKHGYRVDHLKPANNMNALSEMDIASYDA; the protein is encoded by the coding sequence ATGCGTATCGCCTTGCTTGAAGACGATCCCTTCCAAAGCGAAGTCATCGTCCAGATCCTTTCCCAGTCCGGCCACGACGTGGTGACCTACACCGACGGTGCGACCTTGCTGCGCATGCTGGGCCGATCGTCGTACGACATGCTGATCCTCGACTGGCATACGCCTGGCATGCTCGGGATCGACGTACTGAGCGTCGTGCGCAGCCGCCATAAAGAAGTGTTGCCGGTGCTCTTTGTCACGGCCGAAGAAGGCGAGAAAAGTCTTGTGCGCGCCCTCACGCACGGCGCGGATGACTACATCGCCAAGCCGTTCCGCATTGCCGAGCTGCGTGCGCGCGTCGACGCGCTGCTGCGCCGTGCCTATCCCATTCCGTATGGTCGTCTGCCATTCGCCGTAGGGCCGTACCACTTCAACACGCAGCGCCAACAGATCACCCTGCACGGCGAACCCGTTACGCTGACGGGCATCGAGTTCCAGCTGGCGCTGCTGTTGTTCTCGAACGTGGGCCGCACGCTGTCGCGCGACCACATCTTCGGGCAGGTGTGGGGCCGCAATTCATCGGAATACACGCGCACGATCGATAGCCACGTGTCGCGCATCCGCATGAAACTGAATATCGAGCCGGTGAACGAGGTGCGCCTGGTGGCGGTGTACAAGCACGGCTATCGCGTCGACCATCTCAAACCGGCGAACAACATGAATGCGCTGTCCGAGATGGATATCGCATCGTACGACGCTTAA
- a CDS encoding cupin domain-containing protein yields the protein MLGVSLSLGEASVPFFNLNAEAEALPRAWSSRVMERFGSANFKVLRMDGTSYPNEVHDYAEGLLVIDGELRLRICDEAVTVSRGELYVVPAGVPHSVDAGSAGTLVILDV from the coding sequence ATGCTCGGCGTTTCTCTTTCTCTGGGCGAGGCCAGCGTGCCGTTTTTCAATCTCAATGCAGAGGCCGAAGCGCTGCCGCGCGCATGGTCGTCTCGCGTGATGGAGCGTTTTGGTAGCGCCAATTTCAAGGTGCTGCGCATGGACGGCACGTCGTATCCCAACGAGGTGCACGACTATGCCGAAGGCCTGCTGGTGATCGATGGCGAGCTTCGCCTGCGCATCTGCGACGAAGCGGTGACGGTCTCGCGCGGCGAGCTGTATGTGGTGCCTGCCGGCGTACCGCACAGCGTAGATGCCGGCAGCGCCGGCACGCTGGTTATTCTGGACGTGTAA
- a CDS encoding FAD-dependent oxidoreductase, whose protein sequence is MSALRPLSIGIAGAGNAGLAAAIAFVRQGHDVHVFEKHPQLTAMGAGLLIQPQGIRALEALGVGRELEGIGAPIDRLIGLNHRGWRLLDIDYAETPGRAVTRHALSSMLYDAALHAGATFHFGCAIQQLLVDGPRAQVAHTQGESVFDLFVIADGAASALRESAGLAGPSSTYRWGTLWFQGWVEGWNPRVLQQRFRGTREMMGLLPTDVDGTRTRLSMFWSLPSDAVDAWRQTDITQWKAHVLSLWPQAAPMVEQIGSHDDMPFAVYRHTWPRALAKPPYCVIGDAAHAMSPQLGLGTTLAAQDALALAGCVQVHGAADGALAYHARRLRTVQAYQTLSRALTPCFQAQYGGWMRDVVFATGLRVPGVAWLMKRSLAEPPARDAALAPAAASTAASEKPQA, encoded by the coding sequence ATGTCCGCACTTCGCCCGCTCTCCATCGGCATTGCCGGCGCCGGTAACGCCGGCCTCGCCGCCGCCATCGCGTTTGTCCGCCAGGGGCACGACGTGCACGTCTTCGAAAAACACCCGCAGCTGACCGCCATGGGCGCAGGCCTGCTGATCCAGCCACAGGGTATTCGGGCGCTGGAGGCGCTCGGCGTGGGCCGCGAGCTGGAGGGCATCGGCGCGCCGATTGATCGGCTGATCGGTCTGAACCATCGCGGCTGGCGTCTGCTCGACATCGACTACGCCGAGACGCCCGGCCGCGCCGTCACGCGGCATGCGCTGTCGTCCATGCTCTACGACGCCGCCTTGCATGCGGGCGCAACATTCCACTTTGGTTGCGCGATCCAGCAGTTGCTTGTTGATGGACCACGCGCGCAAGTCGCGCACACGCAGGGCGAATCAGTCTTCGATCTGTTTGTAATTGCCGATGGCGCGGCGTCAGCGCTGCGTGAGTCCGCAGGCCTGGCCGGCCCGTCAAGTACCTATCGATGGGGCACGCTGTGGTTCCAAGGATGGGTGGAGGGCTGGAACCCGCGCGTGCTGCAGCAGCGCTTTCGCGGCACGCGCGAGATGATGGGCCTGCTGCCTACCGACGTAGACGGCACACGTACGCGCCTGTCGATGTTCTGGAGCCTGCCCAGCGATGCCGTCGACGCCTGGCGACAGACCGACATCACACAGTGGAAGGCGCATGTCCTCAGCCTGTGGCCGCAAGCCGCGCCCATGGTCGAACAGATCGGCTCGCACGACGATATGCCGTTTGCCGTCTATCGCCACACGTGGCCGCGCGCGTTGGCCAAACCACCTTACTGCGTCATCGGCGATGCTGCGCACGCCATGAGCCCGCAACTCGGCCTGGGGACCACGCTGGCCGCACAAGATGCACTCGCACTTGCGGGATGCGTGCAAGTCCATGGTGCCGCCGATGGCGCGCTCGCCTACCACGCCCGTCGCCTGCGCACCGTGCAGGCCTACCAGACACTGAGCCGCGCGCTCACGCCATGCTTCCAGGCGCAATACGGCGGTTGGATGCGAGACGTGGTGTTTGCCACCGGTTTGCGCGTACCCGGTGTCGCCTGGCTGATGAAACGCAGCCTGGCCGAGCCGCCCGCGCGCGATGCCGCACTCGCTCCTGCTGCGGCTTCCACGGCTGCGAGCGAAAAGCCTCAGGCATGA
- a CDS encoding LysR family transcriptional regulator, giving the protein MQIKWLEDFKELAKTRSFSRAAENRNVTHPAFGRRIKALEEWVGTSLIERSEHPVTLTAAGRLFLDAAANAVDGLNDARLLLREAQLPVALRIGTGRTLARTFVPGWYESLARQRGVFPLSVTTGGTQEGVLALADGTVDLLIAYASPQADALLDPRKYDHCLLGSETLVPVSAPDKRGRPRFTLPGLAAEPLPWLAFARGLTLRQMLDSHLAAADRKAHLQPVFQADFYEAVEEMALRGFGMAWLPYRLARPHLNAGELRPAGDDTWHIHVNIRMMRVRSNQSALLDEVWQRALDNASGHGRNDLA; this is encoded by the coding sequence ATGCAGATCAAATGGCTGGAAGACTTCAAGGAACTCGCCAAGACGCGCAGCTTCAGCCGCGCCGCCGAGAACCGCAACGTCACGCACCCCGCATTCGGCCGCCGGATCAAGGCGCTAGAGGAATGGGTGGGCACCTCGCTGATCGAGCGTAGCGAGCATCCGGTCACGCTCACGGCGGCAGGGCGCTTGTTTCTGGATGCGGCCGCCAATGCCGTGGACGGTCTGAACGATGCGCGCTTGCTGCTGCGGGAGGCGCAACTGCCCGTGGCGCTCAGGATCGGCACCGGGCGTACGCTGGCGCGCACCTTCGTCCCCGGCTGGTACGAATCGCTGGCGCGTCAGCGCGGCGTGTTTCCGCTCAGCGTGACGACAGGCGGCACGCAAGAGGGCGTGCTGGCCCTTGCCGATGGCACGGTCGATTTGCTGATCGCCTACGCCAGCCCGCAGGCCGATGCGCTGCTCGATCCGCGCAAGTACGACCATTGCCTGCTGGGCAGCGAGACGCTCGTGCCGGTGAGCGCCCCCGACAAGCGCGGCCGCCCGCGCTTCACGCTGCCGGGCTTGGCTGCAGAACCGCTTCCATGGCTGGCCTTCGCGCGTGGGCTGACATTGCGGCAGATGCTCGACAGCCATCTGGCGGCCGCCGATCGGAAGGCGCATCTGCAGCCCGTGTTCCAGGCGGATTTTTACGAAGCGGTGGAAGAGATGGCCCTGCGCGGATTCGGCATGGCGTGGCTGCCTTATCGCCTGGCCAGGCCGCACCTGAACGCGGGTGAACTGCGCCCCGCTGGTGACGACACCTGGCACATCCACGTCAACATCCGCATGATGCGCGTGCGCAGCAACCAGAGCGCGTTGCTCGACGAAGTGTGGCAACGGGCGCTCGACAATGCCAGCGGTCACGGCCGTAACGATCTCGCCTGA
- a CDS encoding MFS transporter — MPAHTLNASGAAARAAATHRHPAPWRAVLAASVGNALEYYDLLIYGYFAITIGKLFFPTGDAWSSLMLSVGTFGVSFIMRPLGSMVLGSYADRVGRKAALTWSILLMMLGTAMIAFAPTYASIGLWSPAIVIVARLLQGFSAGGEFGSATAFMIEHANGKRMGYNASWQAATQGLATLLAAGLSAWITYALTTAQVESWGWRVAFLFGLLIGPIGVYIRRHTPETPEFVAMQAEAPAALQERSPLRDTLTQGLPGLLLGAGVVVAVTAFNYVQKVYMPTYAINQLHIATSASLVCTMITGAMLMVMAPAFGLLADRFGSIRVVSIAMVVIALSTYPMFATLVAQPTFWTLLVMQAIVGVLLAAILAPLPALLADIFPTRTRGTGLALSYNLSVTIFGGFSPLIVTWLIGVTHIKTSPSFYVFATTLISLASLWMLRGRARADRT, encoded by the coding sequence ATGCCAGCCCACACCCTCAACGCGAGCGGCGCAGCAGCACGCGCCGCCGCCACCCATCGACATCCCGCGCCTTGGCGCGCCGTATTGGCGGCCAGCGTCGGCAATGCGCTCGAATACTACGATCTGCTGATCTACGGCTATTTCGCCATCACCATCGGCAAGCTGTTCTTCCCGACGGGCGATGCGTGGAGTTCGCTGATGCTCTCCGTCGGCACGTTTGGCGTGTCGTTCATCATGCGGCCGTTGGGTTCGATGGTGCTTGGCAGCTATGCCGACCGCGTGGGGCGCAAGGCCGCGCTAACGTGGTCGATCCTGCTGATGATGCTGGGCACGGCGATGATCGCGTTTGCGCCGACATATGCGTCGATCGGCCTGTGGTCGCCGGCCATCGTGATCGTGGCGCGGCTGCTGCAGGGCTTTTCGGCCGGCGGAGAATTCGGATCGGCCACGGCGTTCATGATCGAGCACGCCAACGGCAAGCGCATGGGCTACAACGCGAGCTGGCAGGCCGCCACGCAGGGTCTTGCCACCTTGCTTGCCGCAGGGTTGAGCGCGTGGATCACCTACGCGCTGACCACCGCGCAGGTGGAGTCGTGGGGCTGGCGCGTGGCGTTCCTGTTCGGCTTGCTGATCGGCCCGATTGGCGTCTACATCCGCCGCCATACGCCGGAAACGCCGGAGTTCGTCGCCATGCAGGCGGAAGCGCCGGCTGCGCTGCAAGAGCGCTCGCCGCTGCGCGATACGCTCACGCAGGGTTTGCCGGGGCTGCTGCTGGGCGCCGGCGTGGTCGTGGCCGTCACTGCATTCAACTACGTGCAGAAGGTCTACATGCCGACCTATGCCATCAATCAACTCCATATCGCCACCAGTGCCTCGCTGGTCTGCACGATGATCACCGGCGCGATGCTGATGGTGATGGCACCCGCGTTCGGCTTGCTGGCAGATCGCTTCGGCAGCATCCGTGTGGTGTCGATTGCGATGGTGGTGATTGCGCTGTCGACGTATCCGATGTTTGCCACGCTGGTCGCACAGCCGACGTTCTGGACGCTGCTGGTCATGCAGGCGATCGTGGGTGTGCTTCTGGCGGCCATCCTGGCGCCGCTGCCTGCGCTGCTTGCCGATATTTTCCCGACGCGCACGCGTGGCACGGGCCTGGCGCTGAGCTACAACCTGTCCGTGACGATCTTCGGTGGATTCTCGCCGCTGATCGTCACGTGGCTGATTGGCGTTACGCACATCAAGACGTCGCCGAGTTTCTACGTGTTTGCGACCACGCTGATCAGCCTGGCCTCGCTGTGGATGCTGCGCGGGCGCGCTCGTGCGGATCGAACCTGA
- a CDS encoding M14 family metallopeptidase: MMTLEALRATLPVYPIELYKPDIRRWKAGTHGIDYVHTFDSGMPGPHVMINALTHGNELCGAIAVDALLAAGVRPAHGRLTLSFANVEAYERFDINDPDATRFIDEDLNRVWSADKLDGSGNTLELRRARELRPVIDTVDTLLDIHSMHEKAEPLMLTGPHVKGVALGRLVGAPSHLMIDAGHAAGRRLRDYGGFGDAASPKNALLIECGQHFERVSRDVALDACARFLVALGTVDASAVSEWLGMAPALEVRCIRVTDPVVAKSAAFRFADDYRGMETIARAGTVIATDGALRIVTPYDNCVLLQPSLRHLAPGVTVVRLGRLEGSA; the protein is encoded by the coding sequence ATGATGACCCTGGAGGCGCTGCGCGCCACGCTCCCGGTCTACCCGATCGAGTTGTACAAGCCTGATATCCGCCGTTGGAAAGCCGGCACGCACGGTATTGATTACGTGCACACGTTCGATAGCGGTATGCCCGGTCCGCACGTCATGATCAACGCGCTTACGCACGGCAATGAGCTGTGCGGCGCGATTGCCGTGGATGCGCTGCTGGCTGCCGGCGTGCGCCCAGCACATGGCCGGCTCACGCTGTCATTTGCCAACGTCGAGGCGTATGAGCGCTTCGATATCAACGACCCGGATGCCACGCGCTTCATTGACGAAGACCTGAACCGCGTGTGGTCTGCGGACAAGCTTGATGGCTCCGGCAACACGCTGGAACTTCGCCGCGCGCGCGAGCTGCGCCCGGTGATCGACACGGTCGATACCCTGCTCGATATTCACTCGATGCATGAGAAGGCCGAGCCGCTGATGCTGACCGGCCCGCATGTCAAAGGCGTCGCATTGGGCCGCCTCGTTGGCGCGCCTTCACATCTGATGATCGATGCCGGCCATGCCGCAGGCCGCCGCTTGCGCGACTACGGCGGCTTTGGCGATGCCGCCAGTCCGAAGAACGCGCTGCTCATCGAATGCGGTCAACACTTCGAACGCGTGAGCCGGGATGTTGCGCTGGACGCGTGCGCGCGTTTTCTGGTGGCGCTGGGCACCGTCGATGCGTCAGCAGTATCGGAATGGCTGGGCATGGCGCCTGCGCTGGAGGTGCGTTGCATTCGGGTGACCGATCCGGTGGTCGCTAAGTCCGCCGCGTTCCGTTTTGCGGACGACTATCGCGGCATGGAGACCATCGCGCGCGCCGGCACCGTCATCGCCACCGATGGAGCGCTGCGAATCGTCACGCCGTACGACAACTGCGTGCTGCTGCAGCCATCGCTGCGGCATCTGGCCCCCGGCGTGACCGTGGTTCGACTGGGCAGGCTGGAAGGATCGGCCTAA
- a CDS encoding TetR/AcrR family transcriptional regulator — protein MEKTLETAHAPAKKGRPYGGVAPEARAAERRDALIRAGTRVFGTVGFRKATVRAICQEAKLNDRYFYAAFDSTEALLRATYQQHAEDLRAQVSEATAAAGNTLEARVDAGLHAFFAFLRDPCAARVLLLEVMGVSPETDATYQRNLLEFGKQIMANAELPGAPLEDNAEQRADQRILGLALVGALTNVGAAWLLTGYRDAEDKMVRNCRQVVLGTLRAMLGV, from the coding sequence ATGGAGAAAACACTTGAAACAGCACACGCGCCCGCGAAGAAAGGCCGCCCGTATGGCGGTGTGGCGCCGGAGGCACGCGCGGCAGAACGCCGCGATGCACTCATTCGCGCTGGCACGCGCGTGTTCGGCACGGTGGGCTTTCGCAAGGCCACCGTGCGCGCGATCTGTCAGGAAGCGAAACTCAACGACCGGTACTTTTACGCCGCGTTCGACAGCACCGAAGCCCTGCTCCGCGCGACCTACCAGCAGCATGCCGAAGACTTGCGCGCGCAGGTTTCAGAGGCCACCGCCGCCGCTGGCAATACGCTGGAAGCGCGTGTCGACGCCGGCCTGCACGCGTTTTTCGCGTTCTTGCGTGACCCATGTGCGGCGCGCGTGCTGCTGCTGGAAGTGATGGGCGTGAGCCCGGAAACGGATGCGACCTACCAGCGCAACCTGCTGGAGTTCGGCAAGCAGATCATGGCGAATGCCGAACTGCCCGGCGCCCCCCTTGAGGACAACGCCGAACAGCGCGCCGACCAGCGCATCCTCGGGTTGGCACTCGTGGGTGCCCTGACCAACGTGGGGGCGGCGTGGCTTCTGACCGGCTATCGAGACGCCGAAGACAAGATGGTGCGCAACTGCCGGCAAGTCGTGCTCGGCACGTTGCGCGCCATGCTCGGCGTTTAG
- a CDS encoding flavin-containing monooxygenase — MDTTMERSANPGVPRNRAAAPDTDVDVLIVGAGLSGIGAAYHLRERCPSARFTILEGREAIGGTWDLFRYPGIRSDSDMFTLGYSFRPWHSSKAISDGQTILDYIRDTARVFGIDKSIRFRHKVTGASWDSAAARWTVQALRSDGTREEPVQFTCKFLYMCSGYYDYEEGHAPTWPEMDRFQGRIVHPQHWPNDLSYAGKRVVVIGSGATAVTLVPAMAGTAQHVTMLQRSPTYIVSRPEEDALANTLRRWLPSGLAHRLVRTKNVLLTMYFYSLARRKPKAFKDFIIRMAGKQIGPGFDVRKHLTPRYNPWDQRLCLVPDGDLFKTIRAGKASIATDEIERFTATGLQLKSGEHLDADVIVTATGLKLKVLGGAAITVDGRAVNLAETVSYKGMMYSGVPNLASSFGYTNASWTLKAELIAQYVCRLLNHMQSNGFDTCVPRLDDEAMSREPAVDLTSGYIQRASAILPKQGDKQPWKSYQNYARDLMMLKFGTLADSAMQFERRAQPIGAAQPA; from the coding sequence ATGGACACGACGATGGAGCGAAGCGCCAACCCGGGCGTGCCCCGCAATCGGGCAGCCGCACCGGATACCGACGTCGACGTGCTGATCGTCGGTGCGGGCCTCTCGGGCATTGGCGCGGCGTATCACCTGCGCGAGCGCTGCCCGTCGGCGCGTTTCACCATTCTCGAAGGGCGCGAAGCCATCGGCGGCACGTGGGACTTGTTCCGCTATCCGGGCATCCGCTCCGATTCCGACATGTTCACGCTCGGCTACAGCTTCCGACCGTGGCACAGCAGCAAGGCCATCTCCGACGGTCAGACGATCCTCGATTACATCCGAGACACCGCGCGCGTGTTCGGCATCGACAAATCCATCCGTTTCCGCCACAAGGTGACGGGTGCGAGCTGGGATTCCGCCGCCGCGCGCTGGACCGTGCAGGCGCTGCGCAGCGATGGCACGCGCGAGGAACCGGTGCAGTTCACCTGCAAGTTCCTCTACATGTGCAGCGGCTATTACGACTACGAAGAGGGCCACGCCCCGACGTGGCCCGAGATGGACAGGTTCCAGGGCCGCATCGTCCATCCGCAGCATTGGCCGAACGATCTTTCGTATGCGGGAAAGCGTGTGGTGGTGATCGGTAGCGGGGCCACGGCCGTCACGCTTGTGCCCGCGATGGCGGGCACCGCGCAGCATGTGACGATGCTGCAGCGCTCGCCTACTTACATCGTCTCGCGGCCCGAAGAGGATGCCTTGGCCAACACGTTGCGTCGCTGGCTGCCGTCCGGTCTCGCTCACCGGCTGGTGCGCACGAAGAACGTGCTGCTGACGATGTACTTCTACAGCCTCGCGCGTCGCAAGCCGAAGGCATTCAAAGACTTCATCATCCGCATGGCCGGCAAGCAGATCGGCCCCGGGTTCGACGTGCGCAAACACCTCACGCCGCGCTATAACCCGTGGGACCAGCGCCTGTGCCTCGTGCCGGACGGCGATCTGTTCAAGACGATCCGCGCGGGCAAGGCGTCGATTGCGACCGACGAAATCGAACGCTTCACCGCCACCGGCCTGCAGCTCAAGAGCGGCGAGCATCTTGATGCGGACGTGATCGTCACGGCCACGGGGCTCAAATTGAAAGTGCTGGGCGGGGCGGCCATCACCGTCGACGGGCGTGCCGTGAATCTGGCCGAGACGGTGTCGTACAAGGGCATGATGTACAGCGGCGTGCCGAACCTGGCGTCGTCATTCGGCTATACGAATGCATCGTGGACGCTCAAGGCTGAGTTGATCGCGCAGTACGTCTGCCGGCTGCTCAACCACATGCAGTCCAACGGCTTCGATACCTGCGTGCCGCGTCTCGACGACGAAGCCATGAGCCGCGAGCCCGCCGTCGATCTGACGTCAGGCTACATCCAGCGCGCGTCGGCCATCCTGCCCAAGCAGGGCGACAAGCAGCCGTGGAAGTCATATCAGAACTACGCGCGCGATCTGATGATGCTCAAGTTCGGCACACTGGCCGACAGTGCCATGCAGTTCGAACGCCGTGCCCAGCCGATCGGCGCGGCGCAGCCCGCCTAA
- a CDS encoding alpha/beta fold hydrolase has translation MTSIVLGVIALAILAPVAFTFFIARRVTKGFPPEGQFIDIGGDRLHYIDRGQGPAIVFVHGLCGNLRNFAYLDMDRLARSHRVIVIDRPGAGRSVRAADSPVNIYAQARTVAQCIEQLGLDKPVLVGHSLGGAISLAVGLNHPHVIRRLALIAPLTHAESAPPGAFRGLVLTSPLVRRLVSWTLAIPLSIINSRKAIDAVFAPEAMPKDFPFKGGGLLGLRPHVFYAASSDLVAAPEDLPDMERRYASMTVPVDVLYGRGDRILNVKRQGEALKQKLDRVNLRIIDGGHMLPVTQPALTTDWVLAVAAAAPAQAEVLA, from the coding sequence ATGACCAGCATCGTTCTCGGCGTCATCGCGCTAGCCATCCTCGCGCCTGTTGCGTTCACGTTTTTCATCGCTCGCCGCGTCACCAAGGGGTTCCCGCCCGAAGGTCAGTTCATTGATATCGGCGGCGATCGCCTGCACTACATCGATCGGGGCCAAGGCCCTGCCATCGTATTCGTGCACGGCCTGTGCGGAAATCTGCGCAACTTTGCGTACCTGGATATGGACCGGCTGGCGCGCTCGCACCGCGTGATCGTGATCGACCGACCGGGGGCAGGGCGATCCGTGCGCGCTGCGGATTCGCCGGTCAACATCTACGCGCAGGCCCGCACGGTCGCGCAGTGCATCGAGCAGCTTGGGCTCGACAAGCCCGTGCTGGTGGGGCATTCGCTTGGTGGGGCGATTTCGCTTGCGGTGGGGCTGAACCATCCGCACGTTATCCGCCGGCTCGCGTTGATCGCGCCGCTCACGCACGCAGAAAGCGCGCCGCCGGGTGCGTTCAGGGGCTTGGTGTTGACGTCGCCGCTGGTGCGCAGGCTGGTGTCATGGACGCTGGCGATCCCGCTGTCGATCATCAACTCCCGTAAGGCCATCGACGCGGTGTTTGCGCCCGAGGCCATGCCGAAGGATTTCCCGTTCAAGGGTGGGGGCTTGCTGGGGCTGCGTCCGCATGTGTTTTATGCGGCTTCGTCGGATCTGGTCGCTGCGCCGGAAGACCTGCCCGACATGGAACGCCGCTATGCCTCGATGACGGTGCCCGTCGACGTGCTGTACGGCCGCGGTGACCGCATCCTCAACGTCAAACGCCAGGGCGAAGCGCTCAAGCAGAAGCTCGATCGTGTGAACCTGCGCATCATCGACGGTGGCCATATGCTGCCCGTGACGCAACCGGCGTTGACGACGGATTGGGTGTTGGCGGTGGCCGCTGCGGCGCCGGCGCAAGCAGAAGTGCTTGCGTAA
- a CDS encoding MFS transporter, whose product MATVQSAPNAPAGRVQPAPMTREEKKVIFASSLGTVFEWYDFYLYGSLAAIIAKQFFSGLDPTAGFIFALLAFAAGFLVRPFGALVFGRLGDMIGRKYTFLVTIVIMGTSTFIVGLLPSYGTIGVAAPIILIALRMLQGLALGGEYGGAATYVAEHAPHGRRGAYTSWIQTTATLGLFLSLVVILAVRELTGKAFDDWGWRIPFLVSILLLATSVYIRLSMSESPAFQKMKAEGKTSKAPLTEAFGQWRNLKIVILALIGLTAGQAVVWYTGQFYALFFLTQVLKVDAFTANVLIAVALAIGTPFFVFFGSLSDRIGRKKIIMAGCLLAVVTYFPLFKALTHYANPALERAQQTAQITITVDPKECSFQGSPIAREVDFRSSCDIAKRTLAQASASYETVEGPAGTVASVSIAGKQISSLNATRTADGQSFDADSKTKIADFKKQVSESLKAANYPAKADPAQMNTVMVLVILVILVIYVTMVYGPIAAMLVEMFPTRIRYSSMSLPYHIGNGWFGGLLPTISFALVAQNGNIYHGLWYPIWIAAITFVIGVLFVRETKDVDIYRND is encoded by the coding sequence GTCATCTTCGCTTCGTCGCTGGGGACGGTCTTCGAGTGGTACGACTTCTATCTCTACGGCTCGCTTGCGGCCATCATCGCCAAGCAGTTCTTCTCGGGCCTGGACCCCACGGCTGGCTTCATCTTCGCGTTGCTGGCATTTGCTGCCGGCTTCCTGGTGCGCCCGTTCGGCGCGCTGGTGTTTGGCCGGCTGGGCGACATGATCGGGCGCAAGTACACGTTCCTGGTGACCATCGTCATCATGGGTACGTCGACGTTCATCGTCGGCCTGCTCCCGTCATACGGCACGATTGGCGTTGCCGCGCCGATCATCCTCATCGCGTTGCGCATGCTGCAGGGTCTGGCGCTGGGCGGTGAGTACGGTGGCGCCGCCACGTATGTCGCCGAGCACGCGCCGCACGGCCGCCGCGGTGCCTACACGTCGTGGATCCAGACGACGGCCACGCTCGGCCTGTTCCTGTCGCTGGTCGTCATCCTGGCCGTGCGCGAACTGACCGGCAAGGCGTTCGACGACTGGGGCTGGCGCATTCCGTTCCTGGTCTCGATCCTGCTGCTCGCCACGTCGGTGTACATCCGTTTGTCGATGAGCGAATCGCCGGCATTCCAGAAGATGAAGGCAGAGGGCAAGACCTCCAAGGCCCCGTTGACGGAAGCGTTCGGCCAATGGCGCAACCTGAAGATCGTGATCCTGGCGCTGATCGGCCTGACCGCCGGCCAGGCTGTGGTCTGGTACACGGGCCAGTTCTACGCGCTGTTCTTCCTCACGCAGGTGCTGAAGGTCGACGCCTTCACGGCCAACGTGCTGATTGCCGTAGCGCTTGCTATCGGCACGCCCTTCTTCGTGTTCTTCGGCTCGCTGTCGGACCGCATCGGCCGCAAGAAGATCATCATGGCCGGCTGCCTGCTGGCGGTGGTGACCTACTTCCCGCTGTTCAAGGCGCTCACGCACTATGCCAACCCGGCGCTGGAGCGTGCCCAGCAGACCGCGCAGATCACCATCACGGTCGACCCGAAGGAATGCTCGTTCCAGGGCAGCCCGATCGCCCGCGAGGTGGACTTCCGCTCGTCGTGCGACATCGCCAAGCGTACGCTGGCGCAGGCGTCGGCCAGCTACGAGACGGTCGAAGGCCCGGCCGGCACGGTGGCCTCGGTGTCGATCGCGGGTAAGCAGATCAGCTCGCTCAACGCCACGCGCACGGCAGACGGTCAGAGTTTCGACGCCGACAGCAAGACGAAGATCGCCGACTTCAAGAAGCAGGTGAGCGAGTCGCTCAAGGCGGCCAACTACCCCGCCAAGGCCGATCCCGCCCAGATGAACACGGTCATGGTGCTGGTGATCCTGGTGATCCTGGTGATCTACGTGACCATGGTCTACGGCCCGATCGCGGCGATGCTGGTGGAGATGTTCCCGACGCGCATCCGGTATTCGTCGATGTCGCTGCCGTATCACATCGGCAACGGCTGGTTCGGGGGCCTGCTGCCGACCATCTCGTTCGCCCTGGTGGCCCAGAACGGCAATATCTATCACGGTTTGTGGTACCCGATCTGGATCGCGGCCATCACCTTCGTGATCGGTGTGCTCTTCGTGCGCGAGACCAAGGATGTGGATATTTATCGCAACGACTGA